A segment of the Homoserinimonas aerilata genome:
TCGGTGGTGTCACCAGGCATGACCATCTCGGTGCCCTCGGGCAGCGTGATGACGCCGGTGACGTCGGTGGTGCGGAAGTAGAACTGCGGGCGGTAGTTCGCGTAGAACGGGTTGTGGCGGCCACCCTCATCCTTGGAAAGGATGTAGGCGGTTCCCTCGAAGTTCGTGTGAGGGGTGACCGAACCCGGCTGTACGACGACCTGGCCGCGCTCGACATCCTCGCGCTTGGTGCCGCGGAGGAGCAGACCACAGTTCTCGCCGGCCCAAGCCTCGTCGAGCTGCTTGTGGAACATCTCGATACCCGTGACCGTGGTCTTCTGCGTCGGGCGGATGCCGACGATCTCGACCTCGGAGTTGATCTTCAGCGTGCCACGCTCGGCGCGGCCCGTGACGACGGTTCCACGACCGGTGATCGTGAAGACGTCCTCGACCGGCATGAGGAAGGGCTTGTCCTTGTCGCGCACGGGGTCGGGGATGTTGTCGTCAGCGGCCTGCATGAGGTCGAGAACCGACTGAACCCACTTCTCGTCGCCCTCGAGAGCCTTGAGGCCCGAGACGCGAACGACAGGCGCGTTGTCGCCGTCGAACTCCTGGCTGGAGAGCAACTCGCGAACCTCGAGCTCGACGAGCTCCAGGATCTCCTCGTCGTCGACCATGTCGGACTTGTTCAGCGCGACCATCAGGTAGG
Coding sequences within it:
- the tuf gene encoding elongation factor Tu — its product is MAKAKFERTKPHVNIGTIGHVDHGKTTLTAAISKVLADKYPSATNVQRDFATIDSAPEERQRGITINISHVEYETPKRHYAHVDAPGHADYIKNMITGAAQMDGAILVVAATDGPMAQTREHVLLARQVGVPYLMVALNKSDMVDDEEILELVELEVRELLSSQEFDGDNAPVVRVSGLKALEGDEKWVQSVLDLMQAADDNIPDPVRDKDKPFLMPVEDVFTITGRGTVVTGRAERGTLKINSEVEIVGIRPTQKTTVTGIEMFHKQLDEAWAGENCGLLLRGTKREDVERGQVVVQPGSVTPHTNFEGTAYILSKDEGGRHNPFYANYRPQFYFRTTDVTGVITLPEGTEMVMPGDTTEMTVELIQPIAMEEGLGFAIREGGRTVGAGKVVKVLK